Genomic window (Zingiber officinale cultivar Zhangliang chromosome 2B, Zo_v1.1, whole genome shotgun sequence):
TCTATCTTTTATTTGCCTATTCTTGATGGTTATAGTTAGTGCTGTAACATGTGGTCTGTTCTGATAGCTGATACCATGGTTCATTCAACTATATGGTTATAACAATTACCATGTGTTCCAAGTTCATGCGCAATTATTACATCCagtcttttcaaaattaagtaaaatgaTGAATTTTCAGGTAATGCTTCTTTGGATCGCATCGTTCTGGTTTGTGGGATCCTGGATAATTCCATTCTTGGCTCATGCAGCTGGTTTTAGCAAGGAATCTCTGACACACCGAGGTCAGGCTTTGTACAGCCTCCTTACGGATGTAGCTGAAGGTCTAGCTGGGATTGCAATCCTGCATCGATGTCTTTCCAGATTCCAACCCCTTCCATCAGGCTGGTTCCAATTCAATATCAAAGGTAAAAGCTGGCATTTAGATGTGGGTTTAGGATGCCTACTCTTTCCGTTGGTCAATCTTCTATCCCAGATCAACATAAGCATGGTGCCAGCTCTCCCTGCTCCTCCCGTCGGAGTTTCTAGCGTGGAGCAGTCAATTCTGGCCCGTGATCCCGTGGCCATGGTTATTTATGCCATTGTGGTATCTGTGTGCGCTCCCGTGTGGGAGGAGATTGTGTTCCGCGGCTTTCTTCTCCCTTCGCTGACCAGGTACATGCCATTATGGGGATCAATTTTGGTGAGTGCAGTTGCTTTTGCACTTGCACATTTTAATGCTCAGAGACTGCTTCCCTTGGTGTTCCTTGGAGTGGTAATGGGAGTGGTGTTTGCGAGATCCAAAAATTTGCTGCCTCCAATTCTCTTGCATAGCCTATGGAATGGTTTTGTCTTCTTGGATCTAATGAAATGACaactttttttgtttgtttgtaatATTAGTGACAATTGTGgtttatttcatatttatttgcCTAGTCCGTATGATTAGTAATGAAATGGGAAGGCATCTTTTCAAGGATCATCAATGATTTCCTTCTTTGAAGCATTCAGTTATACATATAATCAGGTTACATATACTAAAAAATTGTCATTTTGGGAAGATTTTGGGGTCGAAATTTGACGTATCTGAACATGTCTAATAGCTATCCGTAATTTTCCTTTTCTGTTGGCAACATATTAGTAAAGTACTGGGATGAgcgaattattttttttactacaTGGTTAGAATCAAATAGTCAAACTTGAACAACATTCAAAAGAATAATAaagattataattatttttatgttatcttatataattttttaataacacAAATGATACAATACGTATGCTATAAAATTAGCATAGCATAATACAATTGCCACCTTAATTAACTGCACCAAGTAACTTGTAGAAGGTGTCTATGGAGCTTAACCATTCAATCATGAGTGGAGAAGTTATCGTACAGAGACAAACAGCAGAAACTCTGTAACAAGTGTAGCTAAAAAGGCAAATGGTGCACCTCACGATCAACAGATGATCAGTAACAGTACAAAGAATCTTAAATCCAGATGAACAAAATTTGAAAACATTAAACATGCTTGTTTCAGTCCAAAGATGGGGAGTAACCAAGGTACAAACATCAAAATCTTCCAAGCGACTTGATTTGCTTAGATGTTTCTGTATCCACACACAAGCAATAGTATGAGAGCGCTTATCATACACGACAAGGTTTACCAAGGATGAAATCATCGGAAGTATAAATCAAGCTTCTGAAGCacgataataataaaaatagagaCAGCATATAGTGGCAGAGTAGCTGCTGAAGAAAACAACCCACTGCGGGAACGGATGCGAAGTCGCCATGCTAACTTGATGTTGGTTCCTGCATTACCCATCCAAATGCATGTTAGGTTATAGAGGCTGAATCTGAAAGGCAAAATAAAGAGGAACCTGAAGCATACTAATGTTCACTAACTTTTATTCGGTTGTCACAGAAACATGATTCTTGTATTAGTCATGACTCGTGTATACATGTTTGAAATGTGGGTTTAATTCCTGCAAGTCAGTTACAAGTATCTAATGTGCTCGGCTGAATTTCTTCAATTGCCTGAAATTACAAGTTAAAATGTTGTGGTTGAAATTGCCGAACAATAGAAATCAACACAAGAAGACAAATCACACTGGAAGAGGTAAGAGACCACCTAACTATTTGTGATTGATATGAATCTTATTCTTCAATTAAATTTTACCTAAAGATATATCACATTCAAAATCCTTGCAGGAGTTTTGGACCCCAACTATTTGGGTTTGAATGTATGAATCAATATATCACCATTGCTCATATTGGACAAAAATCAAAAAGGCGCCCCTTTTTTAACAAATTGTCAAAGGGACGCCCTACTTTGATTTGTTATCAAAAGGGTGCCCCCACCCCTTTCTACATTTCCCCTTTTACATTCTAGTAGAGTAATTGCTTCAGACACAGGCATGCATCTGACACACGAACTCCCACCTATATTCCCACCTAAACCTTGACTCGGGGTCGCGCTATAATAGCTATGAGAAACGAGGAGTTAAGGTGCTTAGACCTATACCCCTAATTGCTCCCTACATAGGAGCCTATGGTTCCATTCTTAGTAGCTACATTTTGTTGCTGCTACAACTACAATAGCAACTACGCAACCGTAGTTATTAca
Coding sequences:
- the LOC122047086 gene encoding uncharacterized protein LOC122047086, with the translated sequence MSAACRSLALPPLTPLPSPSRARSSLRTVSSLPSTFGRSLSACRAPRKGWKTARVSCFMHEEDEEETSSSKREFDFVEVKQGGEVGETKLEESGKEKAGWILRIGKVLTKIFTLNGNGWTVPWTLETIVQVMLLWIASFWFVGSWIIPFLAHAAGFSKESLTHRGQALYSLLTDVAEGLAGIAILHRCLSRFQPLPSGWFQFNIKGKSWHLDVGLGCLLFPLVNLLSQINISMVPALPAPPVGVSSVEQSILARDPVAMVIYAIVVSVCAPVWEEIVFRGFLLPSLTRYMPLWGSILVSAVAFALAHFNAQRLLPLVFLGVVMGVVFARSKNLLPPILLHSLWNGFVFLDLMK